Proteins encoded within one genomic window of Gallus gallus isolate bGalGal1 chromosome 1, bGalGal1.mat.broiler.GRCg7b, whole genome shotgun sequence:
- the LOC418414 gene encoding uncharacterized protein C3orf85 homolog: protein MSLKMFQILVAALLLTVTISGALGIPFLTEESANQFIRLKRQIPYSHSYWDPSSSQNAWGYTVAEQISESWTALRDTAQYYMDLGSYSFDPSIASDNIRSYMDMLQQSGTHLQQQSRTNN from the exons ATgtctctgaaaatgtttcaaattttggtggctgctctgctgcttacAG TTACCATTTCAGGTGCCCTTGGAATACCTTTTCTGACAGAAGAATCAGCAAATCAGTTTATACGACTTAAACGACAAATACCATATTCTCACAGCTACTGGGACCCAAGCAGCAGCCAGAATGCATGGGGATACACGGTGGCTGAGCAG ATTAGTGAATCATGGACAGCTCTGAGAGACACAGCACAGTACTACATGGATTTGGGATCTTATTCCTTTGATCCTTCAATTGCCAG TGACAACATCAGATCTTACATGGACATGCTACAGCAGTCTGGGACACACCTCCAACAACAGAGTAGGACGAACAATTAA